Proteins from a single region of Fodinibius sp. Rm-B-1B1-1:
- a CDS encoding ankyrin repeat domain-containing protein → MELSPLLDAAKKGDMSELERLSEDDIDINETAKNGVTALMLAAENNNVEAVDYLLNEGADVNATTSMGGTAMSRAAENGHVEIIKKLLDNGAKAADIALIAAARAGNVDAVKLLIENGANKNAEQRWGLTPLMLAAREGHTDVVTYLLNNKARVKVKDKNGNSALSLALDNDHVDIASQLRRAGAKADAAESEDELDDEDSEDLLDTDDYDDLIDEEEIPEDIDLEED, encoded by the coding sequence ATGGAGTTATCACCACTTTTAGATGCCGCTAAGAAGGGAGATATGTCAGAACTCGAAAGGTTGAGTGAGGACGATATTGATATTAATGAGACTGCCAAAAATGGGGTAACTGCGTTAATGTTGGCAGCCGAAAATAATAATGTTGAGGCTGTTGATTACCTCTTGAATGAAGGGGCTGATGTGAATGCTACAACGTCAATGGGCGGTACCGCTATGAGCAGGGCAGCCGAAAATGGCCATGTCGAAATTATTAAAAAGCTACTCGACAATGGAGCTAAAGCGGCAGATATAGCATTAATTGCAGCGGCAAGAGCAGGTAATGTAGATGCTGTAAAACTATTAATAGAAAACGGGGCTAATAAAAATGCTGAACAACGTTGGGGATTAACACCATTGATGTTGGCTGCCAGAGAAGGACATACCGACGTGGTTACTTATTTGCTCAACAATAAAGCCCGAGTAAAAGTGAAAGATAAAAATGGGAATTCTGCATTGTCTTTGGCTTTGGATAATGACCATGTTGATATTGCAAGTCAACTTAGACGAGCCGGAGCAAAAGCAGATGCTGCTGAATCGGAAGATGAGTTAGATGATGAGGATTCAGAAGATCTGTTAGATACAGACGACTATGATGATTTGATAGACGAGGAAGAAATACCAGAGGATATTGATCTGGAAGAAGATTAG
- the fmt gene encoding methionyl-tRNA formyltransferase produces MRIVFMGSPDFAIPSLERLHNSEHEIVSVVSNVDKRRGRREKPSPTIVKRKALELGLPVIEVEDLSAPSFYDELKALDADLFVVVAFRILPPKILDLPQKGSINLHASLLPKYRGAAPIHWAIINGEETTGCTVFFLDEQVDTGNIILQQETPIGANETTGDVYERLKKMGSILLGEAVNQIEEESYQLQEQNHEKATPAPKLFTEDCKIHFDRPAQEIHNKIRGLSPFPTAWAELDDLKFNMYRSEMGPAENLAPGRLQMQDDDLLVGCKEGTVILKKVQIEGKKRMSGKDFMNGYNGRGMLH; encoded by the coding sequence ATGCGTATTGTTTTTATGGGATCTCCCGATTTTGCGATCCCCAGTTTAGAGCGGTTACATAATTCGGAGCATGAAATCGTATCTGTTGTTAGCAATGTTGATAAGCGGCGTGGTCGGCGCGAAAAGCCTTCTCCTACTATTGTTAAAAGGAAGGCGCTGGAGTTGGGGTTGCCGGTTATAGAAGTTGAGGATCTCAGTGCCCCCTCTTTTTATGATGAACTTAAAGCATTGGATGCTGATCTGTTTGTCGTTGTTGCTTTTAGAATACTGCCACCTAAAATTTTAGATCTACCCCAAAAAGGGTCAATTAACCTCCACGCTTCTTTACTTCCTAAATACAGAGGGGCAGCCCCCATTCACTGGGCTATAATTAATGGTGAGGAAACGACTGGTTGTACGGTTTTCTTTTTGGATGAACAGGTAGACACCGGGAATATTATCTTGCAGCAAGAAACACCAATTGGTGCCAATGAAACAACTGGTGATGTATATGAGCGCCTTAAGAAGATGGGTAGTATCCTTTTGGGAGAGGCGGTAAATCAGATTGAAGAGGAGTCTTATCAGTTGCAGGAGCAAAATCATGAAAAAGCCACTCCAGCGCCAAAGTTATTTACCGAAGATTGTAAAATCCATTTTGATAGACCGGCACAAGAAATTCATAATAAAATTCGAGGATTGAGTCCTTTTCCTACTGCCTGGGCGGAGCTCGATGATTTGAAATTTAATATGTATCGTTCTGAAATGGGACCGGCCGAGAATTTAGCTCCCGGACGTTTACAAATGCAGGATGATGATTTACTTGTAGGCTGCAAAGAAGGAACGGTTATTCTTAAAAAAGTTCAGATAGAAGGAAAAAAACGAATGAGTGGGAAGGACTTTATGAATGGATATAACGGCCGGGGCATGCTGCATTAA